One Lachancea thermotolerans CBS 6340 chromosome F complete sequence DNA window includes the following coding sequences:
- the VAB2 gene encoding Vab2p (weakly similar to uniprot|P40003 Saccharomyces cerevisiae YEL005C VAB2 Protein with a potential role in vacuolar function as suggested by its ability to bind Vac8p green fluorescent protein (GFP)-fusion protein localizes to the cytoplasm in a punctate pattern): MRSIRKSGESTCPKKRRNYQFISIKQTSSFEALKTLPGLAPSKQLTPDAIFSVVQRELKQVKLDSLKINECVLHDISSEAAQTDKIEHQLQVSMRKLHRHYRRIIKRREVLENSTSRNIECCSAAVTKIEVLLESLKELSDPLVSLIYKKDARLPLKNRLSSDQGINRQHYPLLFEALKKYESNHKSQKNNQSAIPAQSRAPSCKSDTDLSALKEAPGQKNEASCEPKSGPESATPPCENNNSLHSSETSPVPEISSFTNQHTHLGTAKASIPEFMLMPQFRKASRASVITTYEQACHPCQVEDQEVFGKLAGSLHKNLDIRK, encoded by the coding sequence ATGAGATCCATCAGAAAAAGCGGCGAGAGCACTTGTCCAAAAAAACGAAGGAATTACCAGTTCATTTCAATTAAACAGACGAGCTCATTTGAAGCCTTGAAAACTCTTCCAGGTCTCGCGCCTTCTAAGCAACTCACGCCGGATGCTATATTCAGTGTTGTGCAAAGGGAGCTCAAGCAGGTCAAGCTTGATTCGCTGAAGATAAACGAGTGCGTTCTCCACGATATATCCTCCgaagctgctcaaacaGATAAGATTGAACATCAATTGCAGGTTTCAATGCGAAAGCTACATCGGCACTATAGAAGGATTATCAAGAGGAGGGAGGTGTTGGAAAACTCCACCTCGAGGAACATAGAGTGCTGTTCCGCTGCAGTAACTAAGATCGAAGTGTTGCTTGAatcattgaaagagctgTCAGACCCCCTTGTTTCATTAATCTACAAGAAGGATGCTAGATTGCCTCTTAAAAATAGATTATCTAGCGATCAGGGAATAAATCGTCAACACTACCCTCTTCTGTTTGAAGCGCTTAAAAAATATGAATCAAATCATAAATCCCAAAAGAACAACCAATCTGCGATTCCTGCACAGTCAAGGGCGCCTTCATGTAAATCAGATACAGATCTATCAGCCCTTAAGGAGGCTCCTGGACAAAAAAACGAGGCCTCCTGTGAACCTAAATCGGGCCCCGAGAGCGCCACGCCTCCGTGTGAGAATAACAACAGTCTGCACAGCTCGGAAACCTCTCCTGTGCCAGAGATCAGTAGTTTTACGAACCAGCATACACACCTCGGGACAGCGAAAGCATCCATTCCGGAGTTTATGCTAATGCCTCAGTTTCGCAAAGcatcaagagcttctgtAATCACGACCTATGAACAAGCTTGTCACCCATGTCAAgttgaagatcaagagGTTTTCGGAAAGCTTGCTGGCAGCCTACATAAGAACCTAGATATCCGCAAATAG
- the YEA4 gene encoding Yea4p (similar to uniprot|P40004 Saccharomyces cerevisiae YEL004W), with the protein MESTKFVKLRRLPMKLLLPLSSIFGGCCSNVYTLERIMASTPHNMGNIVTFMQVLFVALKTLPEFLEFRNPPTFLKRRKIPFKIHLLSVLLFLLGTVSNNSVFAFGVSVPLHIVFRSSATAITMVLSWAIGQRTYTQKQVCSAILMTTGGVVTIIYRSSEFSIESLKVANMSSVKAGEGTGLLLLISSSILLCSYSLLNDWTYRTYGKHWKESLFYMHLLSLPLLLVNWRQLREEFRYLIHGAKMVSIPFTNAKVPPAVIMMVGNVVTQSICIEGVSALASITDALTVSVILLLRKLSSLLLSVYLFDNSLSWTALIGTVTVFIGALMYILSAAPSSDIGKGSKGVKSL; encoded by the coding sequence ATGGAGAGCACGAAGTTTGTCAAGCTTCGCAGGCTACCCATGAAGCTGTTACTGCCACTATCATCAATATTTGGGGGTTGCTGCTCGAACGTGTATACGCTTGAGCGGATCATGGCTAGCACTCCACACAATATGGGTAACATTGTAACGTTTATGCAGGTCCTGTTTGTCGCGCTCAAGACTCTtccagagtttttggaatTTCGCAATCCTCCGACATTCTTAAAAAGACGCAAAATTCCTTTTAAAATTCATCTACTGTCGGTACTCTTATTTTTACTGGGCACTGTATCCAACAACAGTGTTTTCGCATTCGGAGTTTCTGTTCCTTTGCACATCGTCTTCCGCAGCTCGGCAACCGCTATTACAATGGTTCTTAGCTGGGCCATAGGACAAAGAACTTACACCCAGAAACAGGTATGCTCTGCTATTCTTATGACGACCGGCGGAGTTGTCACAATAATTTACAGATCGTCTGAATTCTCAattgaaagcttgaaagttgcAAATATGTCTTCTGTTAAGGCGGGAGAGGGGACTGGGCTGCTATTGCTTATCAGCTCTTCCATTCTACTCTGTTCATATTCTTTGTTGAATGATTGGACATACAGAACATACGGCAAGCATTGGAAAGAAAGCCTTTTCTATATGCATTTGCTAAGCCTCCCGTTATTGCTTGTCAATTGGAGGCAGTTGAGGGAGGAGTTTAGATATCTGATACATGGCGCCAAAATGGTTTCAATTCCATTTACTAACGCTAAAGTCCCCCCTGCAGTAATTATGATGGTGGGAAATGTTGTGACTCAATCCATCTGCATTGAGGGTGTTAGCGCCCTAGCAAGCATAACGGATGCTCTTACAGTTTCTGTCATCCTTCTTTTGCGAAAGCTGTCCAGTTTACTGCTAAGTGTTTATCTTTTTGATAATAGTCTATCATGGACTGCACTGATCGGGACGGTTACGGTTTTTATAGGGGCACTGATGTATATACTCTCAGCAGCCCCATCTAGCGATATCGGCAAGGGTTCAAAAGGTGTGAAGTCGTTGTAG
- the GIM4 gene encoding tubulin-binding prefolding complex subunit GIM4 (similar to uniprot|P40005 YEL003w Saccharomyces cerevisiae GIM4 subunit of the heterohexameric cochaperone prefoldin complex) has protein sequence MEQHSNGLQLRYNEYKQTMENLQAKIIELGNDKDEHEVVLATLNDTDSSRKCYRMIGGALVETNVKSTIPVLETKKGNLSASISTLKAELVKTAEEFEKWKKDNKIQVVRQ, from the exons ATGGAACAGCACTCCAATG GTCTACAACTCAGGTACAATGAGTACAAGCAAACAATGGAGAACCTTCAAGCCAAAATCATCGAGCTGGGTAACGATAAAGACGAACATGAGGTGGTCCTGGCAACACTAAACGATACAGATTCTAGCAGGAAGTGCTACAGAATGATAGGTGGGGCTCTAGTGGAAACAAATGTGAAATCAACAATTCCAGtgcttgaaacaaaaaaaggtAACCTGAGCGCTTCTATATCAACCCTCAAAGCTGAACTCGTGAAGACTGCCGAGGAGTTTGAGAAGTGGAAAAAAGATAATAAAATTCAAGTGGTTCGCCAATAG
- the WBP1 gene encoding dolichyl-diphosphooligosaccharide-protein glycotransferase (similar to uniprot|P33767 YEL002C Saccharomyces cerevisiae WBP1 wheat germ agglutinin-binding protein oligosaccharyl transferase glycoprotein complex beta subunit) yields the protein MRVVGVFRNVVRTLFMAIAVMPILTLVEAKPAFGSRTLVIYDQRLTELDSYSTFFNSLKERSHELTYRALGNDSTPISLFRGEDRLYDNLIVYPVRSRHFNKQLSVENLLDFFSSGGQVLTVTSPEGLSDNIRSFLNQLGIYPSPRNYYVNDYYHGDENNTLYLTKGKSLNDYVVSPGDYNLVYKGAAALLDNRQLIIPVLQAPKTSFTLDSKQSNEEWTIGSEGYLAAAFQSLHNTRLAWVGSEVFLSDEFSASNGRFAEELTKWTFGEKAVLKSVGFTHHHASGASYLESPYKVKDSIVYEIGFSEWNGSSWGPFTSDDVQFELRMIDPYYRITLLPSETSSDAQYYTTGNFSLPDHHGIFTFLVDYKRAGLSFITEKDVRAIRHLANDEYPRSWDITNSWVYLTSIYSVITVWVLFVVLYLSLRKPKTVETGKKNN from the coding sequence ATGAGAGTGGTTGGCGTTTTCCGAAATGTGGTCCGGACTTTATTCATGGCCATCGCGGTGATGCCCATTTTGACCTTGGTTGAAGCTAAGCCAGCATTCGGTTCAAGAACACTGGTTATTTACGATCAAAGGCTTACAGAACTCGACAGCTATAGTACCTTCTTCAATAGTTTGAAAGAGCGCTCTCATGAATTGACCTACCGAGCATTAGGTAATGACTCGACTCCTATCTCTCTCTTCAGGGGTGAAGATAGGCTATATGATAACTTGATTGTTTACCCTGTAAGGTCCAGGCATTTCAACAAACAACTATCGGTGGAAAACCTGCtcgattttttttcttctgggGGTCAAGTTTTAACTGTCACCTCGCCTGAAGGTCTGTCAGACAATATTCGCTCATTTCTGAACCAATTGGGAATTTACCCTAGCCCCAGAAACTATTACGTGAATGATTATTATCATGGCGATGAAAACAACACATTATACCTAACGAAAGGGAAATCCCTCAATGACTACGTGGTTTCGCCAGGAGATTACAATCTCGTGTACAAGGgtgcagcagctcttctggATAATCGTCAGCTAATTATTCCTGTCCTTCAAGCACCCAAGACGTCCTTTACTTTGGACAGCAAACAGAGTAATGAGGAATGGACTATAGGCTCTGAAGGCTACCTTGCGgctgcttttcaaagtttgcaTAATACGCGCCTTGCATGGGTTGGCAGTGAAGTATTTCTCAGTGACGAATTTTCAGCCAGTAACGGACGCTTTGCGGAGGAACTGACAAAATGGACATTTGGCGAAAAAGCGGTCCTCAAATCGGTGGGATTCACTCACCATCATGCTAGTGGCGCGAGTTACCTCGAATCTCCTTATAAGGTAAAGGACAGCATTGTTTATGAGATCGGATTTAGCGAGTGGAATGGCTCATCTTGGGGCCCTTTCACTTCTGATGACGTTCAGTTTGAGCTAAGGATGATAGACCCATACTACCGCATTACTTTGCTTCCAAGTGAAACCTCTTCCGACGCGCAATACTATACCACGGGCAATTTCAGTCTCCCAGACCATCATGGCATTTTCACCTTTTTGGTTGACTACAAAAGAGCAGGGCTATCTTTCATCACCGAAAAGGACGTACGGGCAATACGCCATCTTGCAAACGACGAATATCCGAGAAGTTGGGACATTACCAACTCTTGGGTGTATCTTACGTCCATTTATTCGGTTATAACTGTCTGGGTTCTCTTCGTTGTGCTGTATCTCAGCCTGAGGAAGCCCAAAACCGTTGAAACCGGGAAGAAAAACAATTAG
- a CDS encoding KLTH0F12980p (no similarity), translating to MWKVITNKLRRGSTKSMVHTPEEKQDQNFSNSAGFLETFKQLQEGEKTAEKLESMLDKLEGKLEELLSQADAVIQEPHNKPANSKPESRIDAQGKTSN from the coding sequence ATGTGGAAAGTAATCACTAACAAGTTAAGGAGAGGAAGCACTAAAAGCATGGTTCATACGCCAGAGGAGAAGCAGGATCAAAACTTCTCTAATTCAGCTGGTTTTCTCGAGACCttcaagcagcttcaagAGGGAGAAAAGACggctgaaaagcttgaaagtaTGCTTGACAAGCTTGAAGGAAAACTCGAAGAGCTACTTTCGCAGGCCGATGCTGTGATCCAAGAACCCCACAATAAGCCAGCCAACTCGAAACCAGAGTCCAGAATTGACGCTCAAGGTAAAACTTCAAATTAA
- the INP51 gene encoding phosphoinositide 5-phosphatase INP51 (similar to uniprot|P40559 YIL002C Saccharomyces cerevisiae INP51 Phosphatidylinositol 4 5-bisphosphate 5-phosphataseomeostasis and in endocytosis null mutation confers cold-tolerant growth), translated as MKLFIRKEPRSLALLSNGYVLVLEKSRISQSQQESKGGQPTAVVESMHETSLSDHGFVEVKTSMFNGLLGLICVNNYLFLGLITNVQKVAFPRWKVIEGGQREDIESIFQILNVEFYCLNSDCFDFALSDLSDHGTDKVSSEHPCADLKKLFSDGSFYYSRDFDLSNTLQERGLNNGLDYAIDNQDQKFIWNSNMISEVTQLRNRITALERSLFDGALFLTFVVRGFCKTILMADVAAPMTLTIISRISTENKENIFDLQGIDKQGHVANFIESEVIFANEKYIFAYVQTSGNVPLSWEVSEGQILHGKKIKLVEDPACFQVAFDKHFDALASKYGVVSVLNLVKPKSESQEILSNAYRKCADNKDVRLTNVEYGSDILIKQSHKLIYLLKQDIYEFGAFVYDISKGIYVSTQTGCLRISAFDSIERPNLVEKCVSREVIEVTTSELGGLEITSNFLSTHDKLWDDNKFWLGRLYHDNFKNLNKFKKVYWKLFSSSCRVSLYDPLHAHISKLMRKMRKEFTYQKNISIFAGTFNVNGRMYPDDIGSWLFPPSVDMGNLPDVYVLGFEEVVELSPGHMLSTDPYAKQFWEKKILGTLNSVGNKKFIQVWGGQLGGVLLLLFISESEYGKVKHLEGDVKKTGFGGMSSNKGAVAVSFTYSTTKFCLLVSHLAAGLENVDQRHHDYKTIVKNIRFSRNLTIKDHDVVIWMGDFNYRISLPNDEVRRRVSGNDYEALFERDQLNQQMIAGESFPYYNEMEIKFPPTYKFDPGTKTYDTSEKLRIPAWTDRILSRGDSVRQASYGSAENIIFSDHRPVFATFNSTVNVVDEKLKAKLATEIYERLTEQLSDLTDEERFTVLNSGELFPDKSESDEPVAPEIRKGRKLPPPSSAAKKWWIGSSKQVKVLLDVDPTKFMINPSRPVNPFVTDEEPFFVRREST; from the coding sequence atgaagcttttcatccGAAAAGAGCCCCGGTCGCTAGCTCTTCTATCCAACGGATATGTTCTTGTCCTAGAAAAGTCCAGGATATCGCAgtctcaacaagaaagcaaGGGCGGCCAGCCAACTGCTGTCGTTGAATCGATGCATGAGACCTCATTAAGCGACCATGGGTTTGTGGAAGTTAAAACAAGCATGTTCAATGGTCTTTTAGGGCTTATATGTGTGAACAACTATctgtttcttggcctcATTACCAATGTCCAAAAAGTTGCCTTTCCGAGATGGAAAGTCATTGAGGGAGGTCAGAGAGAAGATATCGAGTCAATATTTCAAATCCTCAACGTGGAGTTTTACTGCCTCAACAGCGATTGTTTCGACTTTGCGCTCAGTGACTTGTCGGACCATGGCACTGATAAAGTATCAAGCGAACATCCTTGCGCGGatctgaagaagctttttagTGATGGTTCTTTTTACTACTCGAGGGATTTTGACTTGTCCAATACCTTACAAGAGCGGGGCCTGAATAACGGCTTAGATTATGCCATAGATAATCAAGATCAAAAGTTTATTTGGAACAGCAATATGATATCCGAGGTCACCCAGCTGCGCAACAGAATTACAGCGTTAGAGAGATCTCTGTTCGATGGCGCACTCTTCTTAACATTTGTCGTGAGGGGCTTTTGCAAGACAATTTTGATGGCGGACGTTGCAGCGCCTATGACGCTTACAATCATATCGAGGATATCTACTGAAAATAAGGAGAACATTTTCGATTTACAGGGCATAGATAAACAAGGCCACGTCGCAAATTTCATCGAAAGCGAAGTGATATTTGCAAATGAGAAATACATTTTTGCTTACGTGCAAACTAGCGGAAATGTTCCTCTCAGCTGGGAGGTTTCGGAGGGTCAAATATTACATGgtaaaaaaataaagttgGTGGAAGATCCAGCTTGTTTTCAGGTAGCTTTTGATAAGCACTTCGATGCACTTGCCTCCAAGTATGGTGTCGTAAGCGTGTTGAATCTTGTAAAACCTAAAAGCGAATCCCAAGAAATTCTAAGCAACGCCTACCGGAAATGCGCTGATAACAAAGACGTCAGATTGACCAATGTTGAATACGGTTCTGACATTTTAATCAAGCAGTCGCACAAACTAATATATCTCCTTAAACAAGATATCTATGAGTTTGGCGCGTTTGTTTACGACATCTCCAAAGGAATCTACGTCAGTACACAAACGGGTTGTTTACGCATCAGTGCATTCGATTCAATAGAAAGGCCTAATCTCGTAGAGAAATGCGTGAGTAGGGAAGTGATAGAAGTCACAACCTCCGAGCTAGGTGGCCTTGAGATCACAAGTAATTTTCTAAGCACTCATGACAAACTATGGGACGACAACAAATTCTGGCTTGGACGGCTGTATCAcgacaatttcaaaaacctgaaTAAGTTTAAAAAGGTTTactggaagcttttcagtTCGAGCTGTCGGGTTAGTCTCTACGATCCATTACACGCTCACATTTCTAAACTAATGAGGAAAATGAGGAAAGAATTCACGTACCAGAAAAATATCAGTATTTTTGCAGGTACTTTCAATGTTAACGGCAGAATGTATCCCGACGATATAGGCTCCTGGCTATTTCCTCCCTCAGTTGACATGGGAAACTTGCCGGATGTCTATGTGCTTGGTTTCGAGGAAGTGGTTGAGCTAAGTCCAGGACATATGCTTTCCACTGACCCTTATGCTAAACAGTTTTGGGAGAAAAAGATTTTAGGAACACTTAATAGCGTGGgaaacaagaagttcattCAGGTTTGGGGCGGTCAGCTAGGCGGCGTacttctccttctttttaTTAGCGAGTCAGAGTATGGCAAGGTCAAGCATTTGGAAGGCGATGTTAAGAAAACAGGTTTTGGGGGAATGAGCTCTAACAAGGGCGCAGTTGCTGTTAGCTTTACATACTCGACAACCAAGTTTTGCTTGCTCGTGTCACATCTTGCGGCTGGCCTTGAAAACGTCGATCAGCGGCACCATGACTATAAGACCATAGTGAAGAACATcagattttcaagaaacctGACAATTAAAGATCATGATGTTGTTATATGGATGGGAGACTTTAATTACAGGATCTCGCTGCCCAATGATGAAGTGCGTAGGCGCGTATCTGGCAACGATTACGAAGCGCTATTTGAGAGGGACCAGCTAAACCAGCAAATGATAGCGGGTGAGTCCTTTCCTTATTATAATGAGATGGAGATCAAGTTTCCACCGACTTATAAGTTTGACCCTGGCACGAAAACGTATGACACTAGCGAGAAACTGAGGATTCCTGCATGGACCGATAGAATATTGAGTAGGGGCGACTCGGTGAGGCAAGCAAGCTACGGCTCTGCCGAAAATATAATTTTTTCAGACCATCGACCGGTGTTTGCTACATTCAACTCTACCGTTAACGTTGTCGACGAGAAATTGAAAGCTAAACTAGCTACTGAAATCTATGAAAGGCTTACAGAACAGCTTTCCGACCTCACAGACGAGGAGCGCTTTACTGTGCTTAACAGTGGGGAGCTATTTCCGGATAAATCTGAGAGTGACGAACCAGTAGCGCCTGAGATTAGAAAAGGCCGGAAGCTTCCGCCACCAAGCTCTGCGGCAAAGAAGTGGTGGATAGGCAGCTCTAAACAGGTAAAGGTCCTATTAGATGTTGACCCCACGAAATTCATGATAAACCCCAGTCGACCCGTCAACCCCTTTGTCACTGACGAGGAGCCTTTTTTTGTACGTAGAGAGTCAACATAG
- a CDS encoding uncharacterized protein (similar to uniprot|P40560 YIL001W Saccharomyces cerevisiae Hypothetical ORF) produces the protein MRIDGDNFKELCYWCRIGSVENVDRLVSTGVNLNLNDEFDNSPLFLASLCGNEEVVKLLLKRGAVCDRDRFEGARCIYGALTDSIRNILLAFDISKAVDSKQPFAAHLSSLLTDPSIRSHDIVFQFPGLKNIKLHKFLLAARSSYFEEKFQGPWMDKHLIKMPDWVPQKSLEIISRFMYLVPILHELGPTETGIAKKFCKKLELLDLLEHIDKARHIADPSEKSKLATESQFRFSERARHQMRAFVGKIIKQKICLPVEQTGSSERIKMLKSSVCIPDVFVAVCEKNRPGYRWFYPCHRSILVRSEYFKIMFSSNFKEASSYSQTPEGTVDRSKNFPVISFPCSDSAVAELILAYLYYDNTDISWEFALDVLVAADALFTDRLKTMAAVAIMQSTEFLNHHSIFEVLYVAWDTRMERLEHYAAEVIANDFKFYCHDPRFEEAVIKSSRRIQNRQEADTIELVDDIRYQLLKKHNVDTEEFEEISWDEVITEPSKTVLSPYNKDIEMLEALLNRMGLIA, from the coding sequence ATGAGAATTGACGGTgacaacttcaaagaactttgCTATTGGTGTAGGATCGGAAGTGTCGAAAATGTCGATAGGCTCGTTTCGACAGGCGTGAACCTTAACCTGAATGATGAATTTGACAATTCACCACTTTTCCTGGCCAGTTTGTGTGGAAACGAAGAAGTGGTGAAATTACTTCTAAAGAGAGGCGCAGTATGTGATAGAGACAGGTTCGAGGGCGCGAGATGCATTTATGGCGCACTGACAGACTCCATTCGAAATATTTTGTTGGCTTTCGATATTTCGAAGGCGGTCGATTCAAAGCAGCCTTTCGCGGCGCACCTCTCGTCACTTCTAACTGATCCGTCAATCAGAAGTCACGACATAGTTTTCCAATTCCCTGGGTTAAAGAACATTAAACTACACAAGTTTCTTCTAGCAGCTAGGAGTTCTTACTTTGAGGAGAAGTTTCAGGGGCCATGGATGGACAAGCATCTGATCAAGATGCCGGATTGGGTCCCTCAAAAATCTCTAGAGATTATCTCGAGATTCATGTATCTAGTCCCTATTTTGCATGAGCTTGGCCCTACAGAAACTGGTATTGCGAAGAAATTTTgcaaaaaacttgaacttctcgaCCTTTTGGAACACATCGACAAAGCAAGGCATATCGCGGACCCTTCAGAAAAGTCAAAACTTGCAACAGAATCACAGTTTCGTTTTAGTGAAAGAGCACGGCACCAAATGCGTGCTTTCGTTGGAAAAATTATAAAGCAAAAGATATGCCTCCCAGTTGAACAAACGGGCTCTTCGGAAAGAATCAAAATGCTCAAGAGTAGCGTCTGTATACctgatgtttttgttgcAGTGTGTGAGAAAAACAGACCTGGTTATCGTTGGTTCTACCCATGTCATAGATCAATCTTAGTTCGATCGGagtatttcaaaattatgttttcatcaaacttcaaggaaGCGTCATCGTATTCCCAAACACCTGAAGGTACGGTTGACAGATCGAAGAACTTCCCTGTTATTTCGTTTCCATGTAGCGACTCTGCGGTTGCCGAATTGATACTTGCATACCTGTATTACGATAACACGGATATAAGTTGGGAATTTGCACTTGATGTGTTAGTGGCTGCTGATGCCCTTTTCACGGATAGGCTCAAGACCATGGCAGCAGTAGCCATAATGCAATCCACGGAGTTTTTGAATCATCATTCTATATTTGAGGTCCTCTACGTCGCCTGGGACACGAGAATGGAAAGGTTAGAACATTATGCTGCGGAAGTGATTGCGAACGATTTCAAGTTCTATTGTCACGACCCTCGATTTGAGGAGGCGGTTATAAAAAGTTCTCGAAGGATTCAAAATCGGCAAGAAGCCGACACAATTGAGTTGGTGGACGACATAAGGTAtcaattgttgaaaaagcatAACGTAGATactgaagaatttgaagagatctCTTGGGATGAGGTCATTACGGAGCCGTCAAAAACCGTACTTTCACCTTACAATAAGGACATAGAGATGCTTGAGGCATTGTTAAACAGAATGGGATTAATTGCTTGA
- the IRC22 gene encoding Irc22p (similar to uniprot|P40006 Saccharomyces cerevisiae YEL001C Hypothetical ORF): MKFSGIQVSILALLRVCLAEADSGEGNQEALPHANFDITYECLERDVGGLSSFMEFENGDNATLQYKFTNKEDLNVSVVGLGGRIYDVQKNEDAANISASAIGPLDVDVNGTTEFQHVIKLVLKEGDYVLSPDVYVQKENETMRVVTNPSLIRILPPPMSFFNPKFMLVQMVLGALIAAFSYFTFFKPSASYGRDAKKLKPDGSVSRMDSSWLPENHQKKK, translated from the coding sequence ATGAAGTTTTCAGGTATTCAAGTATCGATTCTAGCACTTCTGCGTGTATGTCTAGCTGAAGCAGACTCAGGTGAGGGGaatcaagaagctctccCTCATGCCAACTTCGATATCACTTATGAGTGCCTCGAAAGAGATGTCGGAGGGCTGTCCTCCTTCATGGAATTTGAGAACGGTGACAATGCTACTCTCCAATACAAGTTCACAAATAAAGAAGACCTCAATGTCTCCGTAGTCGGGTTGGGGGGCCGCATTTACgatgttcaaaaaaatgaagatgCCGCCAACATAAGCGCTTCAGCAATTGGTCCACTTGACGTCGATGTCAACGGGACCACGGAATTCCAGCATGTGATTAAACTGGTGTTGAAAGAGGGTGACTATGTGCTTTCACCAGATGTCTacgttcaaaaagaaaatgaaacTATGAGGGTCGTAACCAACCCTAGCCTTATAAGGATCCTACCACCACCaatgtctttcttcaatcCTAAATTCATGCTCGTTCAAATGGTGCTTGGCGCTTTAATTGCGGCCTTTTCTTActtcacctttttcaagccatCCGCCTCTTATGGTCGTGATgccaaaaaactgaagcCTGATGGGTCTGTTTCACGAATGGATTCTTCGTGGCTCCCAGAAAAccaccaaaaaaagaaATAG
- the SGN1 gene encoding Sgn1p (some similarities with uniprot|P40561 Saccharomyces cerevisiae YIR001C SGN1 Cytoplasmic RNA- binding protein contains an RNA recognition motif (RRM) may have a role in mRNA translation as suggested by genetic interactions with genes encoding proteins involved in translational initiation), producing MANREQDELLTYLNEWNMNTRKIQASTPHKVKSQSCKVVSKSENEISEQRKTDARSIFLRNIPVDISINLLEDHFKLYGTINRVTIFTNRKTFNLGYAYIEFEEDCSADQALDLNNSELCGHKIEVTKKRTNLPGIRRKPYKKNS from the coding sequence ATGGCTAATAGGGAGCAGGATGAGCTTTTGACCTATCTTAATGAATGGAACATGAACACGagaaaaattcaagcttcGACGCCGCACAAAGTGAAGTCCCAATCTTGTAAAGTCGTGTCAAAAAGTGAGAATGAGATATCGGAACAGCGAAAAACGGACGCGCGTTCAATATTTCTCCGCAATATCCCTGTGGATATCTCAATCAATCTGTTAGAAGAccatttcaagctctaTGGTACTATAAACCGTGTTACTATCTTCACAAATCGCAAAACCTTCAACCTGGGCTATGCATACATCGAATTCGAGGAGGACTGTTCGGCGGAccaagctcttgatttgAATAACTCCGAGTTATGCGGGCATAAAATTGAAGTTACAAAGAAGAGGACAAACCTTCCTGGAATAAGAAGGAAGCCATACAAGAAGAATTCATaa